TGAAACGGCTATCATCCTCGGTTCGTTCATCTTCTTCACGGCCCTGGTGGGTTTTATCACTTGGTTGATTACGCGCAAGGACGACCACGGATCGTCGGCAGGCTACTTTCTTGCCGGCCGAACTCTGACGGGGGGCTATATCGCAGGTTCACTTATGCTGACCAACCTGTCGACTGAACAGTTAGTCGGCCTGAACGGTGCCGCATTCAAAGACGGCATCTGCGTGATGGCGTGGGAAGTCCTGGCCGGCGCGTCCCTGGTAGTGATGGCGCTCTACTTTCTACCGCGTTACCTAAAAAGTGGAATTGCGACCGTCCCAGAGTTCCTCGAAGAGCGTTTTGGTGACTCCACGCGAGCCATAACTTCGCTCATCTTCATAGTCGCCTACGCAGGAATTTTGCTGCCCATTATCCTGTATACGGGAGCGACGGGCCTGACGGGAATTCTCGACGTGAAAGGAATTCTTGGAATCGAAAGGCCGGATGTTGCGGCCAGCGCTCCGGCCGAAGCGATGGGGACGGCAGACTACGCGATCCTTTGGGGTGCCGTGTGGATGATCGGTATCATTGGTTCGCTTTACGCGATTTTTGGCGGTCTAAGAACCGTTGCAGTTTCCGACACACTCAACGGCTTCGGCTTGCTCATCGGTGGTTTTCTGATCTTGTTCTTCGGGCTCAATGCAATCAACAGCGAAAGCATCTTCCAAGCAGTCGAAGAACTGTACGTGGCCAATCCGGAAAAATTCAATTCCCTCGGCGGTCCCGAATCATCTGTACCGTTCTCAACGCTCTTCACCGGCGTTTTATTGTTGAATCTCTTTTATTGGTGCACGAACCAACAGATCATTCAGCGAACCTTTGGGGCCAGCAGCTTAAAAGAAGGGC
This is a stretch of genomic DNA from Bremerella alba. It encodes these proteins:
- a CDS encoding solute:sodium symporter family transporter, with product MLETAIILGSFIFFTALVGFITWLITRKDDHGSSAGYFLAGRTLTGGYIAGSLMLTNLSTEQLVGLNGAAFKDGICVMAWEVLAGASLVVMALYFLPRYLKSGIATVPEFLEERFGDSTRAITSLIFIVAYAGILLPIILYTGATGLTGILDVKGILGIERPDVAASAPAEAMGTADYAILWGAVWMIGIIGSLYAIFGGLRTVAVSDTLNGFGLLIGGFLILFFGLNAINSESIFQAVEELYVANPEKFNSLGGPESSVPFSTLFTGVLLLNLFYWCTNQQIIQRTFGASSLKEGQKGVLLAGVLKILAPLILVIPGLIAFHLYGSTIANDKAYGTLVSDVLPTWLAGFFAAVMVGAILSSFNSALNSTATLFSLGVYKQMLHPDATDKRVIFAGKIFATILAVFSMSIAPLLAGQESIFGYLQKMNGLYFIPIFSVVLVGMLSKRAPKIAADIALTVGFTAIAIFYFVIQPRTADAAIDLNQPFYDFHFLGLMFALLVGFQLLMARVSPRETPYEQKDAGAVDMTSWPLAKPLGISLIVVVFGIYGFFACINTIFPVTSAESAEARAAQVD